Proteins co-encoded in one Centropristis striata isolate RG_2023a ecotype Rhode Island chromosome 24, C.striata_1.0, whole genome shotgun sequence genomic window:
- the inha gene encoding inhibin alpha chain has product MVSCTVFLWIHVLTAACSSEELPRDAVLSWFRERVLEGLGLEGPPLLVQPGAGRAPRRTPRASRTTWVNSQTGPSGDTLQIIIFPSSDSPCPGSDSADFTYSFQPSLQHQDSVVTSAHFWFYAGGGAASNSSAQLSILTSAQQQLLQAAQTSSDSDGWTTFSLDLTPLDSEGPIRLQVRCPACQCHADEPDKTPFLHVHARPRGPVRAPRSAPGAIPWSPAALDLLQRPSQGGPQLSDCHRAEIQISFSELGWGNWIVHPKVLTFSYCHGNCSAGDRTRAALGMTQCCAPVPGSMRSLRITTTSDGGYSFKYETLPNIIPEECTCI; this is encoded by the exons ATGGTGTCCTGCACCGTCTTCCTCTGGATCCACGTCCtgacagcagcctgcagcagtgAGGAGCTGCCCCGGGACGCCGTGCTGTCCTGGTTCAGAGAGCGGGTCCTGGAGGGCCTCGGGCTGGAGGGGCCCCCCCTTCTGGTGCAGCCGGGAGCCGGGCGTGCACCAAGGAGGACCCCCAGAGCAAGCAGGACGACGTGGGTCAACAGTCAGACCGGGCCCAGCGGGGACACGCTGCAGATTATTATCTTCCCCAGCTCTG ACTCTCCCTGTCCCGGGTCTGACTCTGCAGACTTCACGTACTCCTTCCAGCCGTCCCTGCAGCACCAGGACTCTGTGGTCACATCTGCCCACTTCTGGTTCTATGCAGGTGGAGGAGCAGCCTCCAACTCCTCCGCCCAGCTCTCCATCCTCACCTCCgcccagcagcagctcctccaggCGGCGCAGACCAGCTCGGACTCGGACGGGTGGACCACCTTCAGCCTGGATCTGACCCCGCTGGACTCTGAGGGCCCCATTCGGCTCCAGGTCCGCTGTCCGGCTTGTCAATGCCACGCGGACGAACCAGACAAGACGCCGTTCCTCCACGTCCACGCTCGGCCACGCGGTCCGGTGCGCGCACCCCGCAGCGCCCCGGGGGCCATCCCTTGGTCCCCGGCGGCTCTGGACCTGCTCCAGCGGCCCTCTCAGGGCGGGCCCCAGCTCAGCGACTGCCACAGAGCAGAGATCCAGATCAGCTTCAGTGAGCTGGGCTGGGGGAACTGGATCGTCCACCCGAAGGTTCTGACTTTCTCCTACTGTCACGGGAACTGTTCGGCCGGGGATCGAACCCGCGCCGCGCTGGGGATGACGCAGTGCTGCGCTCCGGTTCCAGGCAGCATGAGGTCCCTGAGGATCACCACCACGTCTGACGGAGGCTACTCCTTCAAGTACGAGACTCTGCCCAACATCATACCTGAAGAGTGTACTTGTATCTGA